A part of Corynebacterium afermentans subsp. lipophilum genomic DNA contains:
- a CDS encoding M13 family metallopeptidase — protein MNDLFELVNGAWVNAHEIPADRGIDGAFYVLRDKSEEDVHAILEDGTGLGGTLFKSFMDNPGDISSLDPDLAKIEVADVDEFVRGLGELERVGIGGPVSYWVEKDSQGEESVAYIFQSGLGLPDEAYYRDEDHAETLAAYKTHVEKMLGFLEPKYLQGLTPQIAAERIVNLESQLAASHWDVVKARDAVATYNPTTLEEMPPLVRTLLGASGLSGKVVNMMPSFTSDLDGMLRRETLADWQLWAAWNILRSRAGVLSEEIGEANFEFYGKKLSGATEQRDRWKRGVGLAESLVGEDIGRSYVDKHFPPSSKEKMLELVEYLIAAYRSRIQQLEWMSEPTKQRALEKLAQFNAKIGYPEKWRSYDGLEFSEDLVDNVRRGAAFEHDYQLSKIGKASDRQEWVSSPQTVNAFYNPVVNDITFPAAILQPPFFDPDADAAENFGAIGAVIGHEIGHGFDDQGSRYDGLGNLNSWWTDEDRANFEQLTAKLVGQFNGLVPSVLEGTKTKGVNGEFTLGENIGDLGGLGIAVVAYKKYLEENGLEDVQPQKFGDLNSEYTGFQRLFLAWARVWRSKARPEMAAQLLAIDPHAPNEFRCNVIAANIAEFYEAFEVEKESKMWIDPEDRVTIW, from the coding sequence ATGAATGACCTCTTTGAGCTTGTAAACGGCGCGTGGGTCAACGCCCACGAAATCCCCGCTGACCGCGGCATCGACGGCGCGTTCTACGTGCTGCGCGACAAATCCGAAGAAGACGTCCACGCCATCCTGGAGGACGGCACCGGTCTCGGCGGCACTCTGTTCAAATCCTTCATGGATAACCCCGGCGACATCAGCTCCCTCGACCCCGACCTGGCCAAGATCGAGGTCGCGGACGTCGACGAGTTCGTCCGCGGCCTTGGGGAACTGGAGCGCGTCGGCATCGGCGGGCCGGTGAGCTACTGGGTGGAGAAGGACTCGCAGGGCGAGGAGTCCGTGGCCTACATTTTCCAGTCCGGCCTGGGCCTTCCGGACGAGGCCTACTACCGCGACGAGGACCACGCGGAAACCCTAGCCGCGTACAAGACTCACGTGGAGAAGATGCTCGGTTTCCTCGAGCCGAAGTACCTGCAGGGCCTGACCCCGCAGATCGCCGCCGAGCGCATCGTCAACCTGGAGTCTCAGCTGGCCGCGAGCCACTGGGACGTGGTCAAGGCGCGCGACGCGGTGGCCACCTACAACCCCACCACCCTCGAGGAGATGCCGCCTTTGGTGCGCACGCTTCTGGGCGCCTCCGGTCTCTCCGGGAAAGTCGTCAACATGATGCCGTCGTTTACCTCTGACCTGGACGGCATGTTGCGCCGCGAGACCCTGGCGGACTGGCAGCTGTGGGCCGCGTGGAACATCCTGCGCTCCCGCGCCGGCGTGCTCTCCGAGGAAATCGGAGAGGCCAACTTCGAGTTCTACGGGAAGAAGCTGAGCGGCGCCACCGAGCAGCGCGACCGCTGGAAGCGTGGAGTGGGACTCGCGGAAAGCCTGGTTGGCGAGGATATCGGGCGCAGCTACGTCGACAAGCATTTCCCGCCCTCATCCAAGGAGAAGATGCTGGAGCTCGTCGAGTACCTGATCGCCGCCTACCGTTCCCGCATCCAGCAGCTGGAGTGGATGAGCGAGCCGACGAAGCAGCGCGCGCTGGAGAAGCTCGCGCAGTTCAACGCCAAGATCGGCTACCCGGAAAAGTGGCGCAGCTACGACGGCTTGGAGTTCAGCGAGGACCTGGTGGACAACGTGCGCCGCGGCGCCGCGTTCGAGCACGACTACCAGCTGTCCAAAATTGGCAAAGCCTCTGACCGGCAGGAATGGGTTTCTTCCCCGCAGACGGTCAACGCGTTTTACAACCCGGTGGTCAACGACATCACCTTCCCCGCCGCGATTCTGCAGCCGCCGTTCTTCGACCCGGACGCCGACGCCGCGGAGAACTTCGGGGCGATCGGCGCGGTGATCGGCCACGAGATCGGCCACGGCTTCGACGACCAGGGCTCGCGTTACGACGGGCTGGGCAACCTCAACTCCTGGTGGACCGACGAGGACCGCGCCAACTTTGAGCAGCTGACCGCCAAGCTGGTCGGCCAGTTCAACGGCCTGGTGCCGTCCGTGCTGGAGGGCACGAAGACGAAGGGCGTCAACGGCGAGTTCACCCTCGGCGAGAACATCGGCGACCTCGGCGGCCTGGGCATCGCCGTGGTGGCGTACAAGAAGTACCTGGAGGAAAACGGCCTCGAGGACGTTCAGCCGCAGAAGTTCGGCGACCTAAACTCTGAGTACACCGGCTTCCAGCGCCTGTTTTTGGCGTGGGCGCGGGTGTGGCGCTCCAAGGCGCGCCCGGAGATGGCCGCGCAGCTGCTGGCCATCGACCCGCACGCGCCAAACGAGTTCCGCTGCAACGTCATCGCCGCCAACATCGCCGAGTTTTACGAGGCGTTCGAGGTGGAAAAGGAGTCCAAGATGTGGATCGACCCAGAGGACAGGGTGACGATTTGGTAG
- a CDS encoding CapA family protein translates to MRRIWALALTLLLAGCTPEEPEVVEEAVSTVTIRSVGDILVHSDVYTAARTDTGFDFARMFDPVRQYMADADITTANMEVPVAGEAFGLSGYPQFNSPPEIIDALKNSGVDIVNNATNHSMDRGGEGVIASTSHMRDRGMLYAGSFSSAADAATPRIIEANGITVGFLGSTYGTNGLPVEEEHFASLIDDNLTDRITALDSEVDVTVVMLHMGDEYAPLQNEFQEETAAAALEAGADLVLGGHPHVVEPFDGPVWYSHGNFLHGQLEEPTKIGGIGEFTFTKRGDEVSLAGARFMPTYTVGPPISYDHHVLPLVEAGDYVDVQKWMTDLRERLNVEVVDYL, encoded by the coding sequence ATGCGAAGAATCTGGGCGCTGGCCCTCACGCTCCTGCTCGCGGGATGCACACCAGAGGAGCCAGAGGTCGTTGAAGAGGCCGTCTCCACCGTGACCATCCGCTCCGTCGGCGACATCCTCGTCCACTCCGACGTGTACACCGCCGCACGCACGGACACCGGCTTCGACTTTGCGCGCATGTTCGACCCGGTCAGGCAGTACATGGCGGACGCCGACATCACCACCGCCAACATGGAGGTCCCCGTCGCCGGTGAGGCGTTCGGCCTGTCCGGGTACCCGCAGTTCAACTCTCCGCCCGAGATCATCGACGCACTGAAAAATTCTGGCGTGGACATCGTGAACAACGCCACCAACCACTCCATGGACCGCGGCGGCGAGGGCGTGATCGCCTCTACCAGCCACATGCGCGACCGGGGGATGCTCTACGCGGGCAGCTTCTCCAGCGCCGCCGACGCCGCCACCCCGCGCATCATCGAGGCGAACGGCATCACCGTCGGTTTCCTCGGCTCCACGTACGGCACCAACGGCCTGCCTGTGGAGGAGGAGCATTTCGCATCGCTTATCGACGACAACCTCACGGACCGCATCACCGCCCTGGACTCCGAGGTAGACGTGACCGTCGTAATGCTGCACATGGGCGATGAGTACGCCCCGCTGCAAAACGAGTTCCAGGAGGAGACCGCCGCGGCTGCCCTGGAAGCGGGCGCTGACCTCGTGCTCGGCGGGCACCCGCACGTGGTCGAGCCGTTCGACGGGCCCGTCTGGTACTCCCACGGCAACTTCCTCCACGGCCAGTTGGAAGAGCCGACCAAGATCGGCGGCATCGGCGAGTTCACGTTTACCAAGCGCGGCGACGAGGTGTCGCTTGCCGGCGCACGGTTCATGCCCACTTACACCGTCGGCCCGCCGATCAGCTACGACCACCACGTGCTCCCCCTCGTCGAGGCCGGCGACTACGTGGACGTTCAAAAATGGATGACGGACCTGCGGGAGCGCCTCAACGTGGAGGTGGTGGATTACCTCTAG
- a CDS encoding arabinosyltransferase domain-containing protein, with amino-acid sequence MKRVQTTATVAGLIAFVLLLLVPFLPVKQTESSVSWPQNGSVASVNAPLISLAPQQLDVTVPLSAIDELRDGQSLLLGTLPEGSPKASDRGFFVTSPDGGLVVSSLNEVLLQLTPAQVNKLPDDAQLKATLTHDSTTVEVPGTEYSDDEDYRPQLTGIYTELEDEQQLIDAGLSAHVDINSRFTSQPTLIKTLAMVLGLISALISLAALRKMDRPAPRLRRQGLKPLDGLVAAVLGFWHVFGANTSDDGYLLTMARVAANTDYMANYYRWYGVPEAPFGSPFYDLLALLSQVSTASMWMRLPALLAGLGTWWLLSREILPKLGTQRRVAHWTAALVFLAFWLPYNNGTRPEPIIAFGLMATWALFERAMETDRLVPAAWGTVVAALTLACGPTGLAAVGVFLISLPWVLGTIGRRKATLANVAPFLGAGMAVMAPVFKDQTLATVLEATAVRSEVGPAMSWFEEWSRYSVLFEQTVDGSLARRFPMFVLLMCIGLTLWWFARGGERTKTAQRMMLIIGFSTFFLMFTPTKWTHHFGIYAGLGAAIAAYGSVVLSRIALQSKRNRSFATAAVLFLLALTLAGWNGWWYVSSYAVPWWDRTPQLKAVEFNTIVLAIALVVFVVGVVQSMRPPKPVDASRWAGVMSAPIAVAAALIVALSCLTFVKSFISQAPDYSVGMGNVRTFAGERCAQGADVLLEEDTNDAFLSPIDGVPLGRSLDSGDNYGFHPDGVPAFIASENADTSDSSNQQVQDDDTADVDPGSDEAQSTSRVNTQGNRPRSMRGVNGSTVRLPFGLDYTRVPVLGTFEDEPTQSAKLETSWFDLPSASEEHPLLVTSVAGRIEHHDINGIEQEGSELELQYGRKTDGGVQKLGAVEMLDQGPTPQWRNLRYPIADLPEEADVVRLVAKDTSLAERDWVAVTPLRNPKLVELNTMFDSETPGLLDWTVAFQYPCQRPFYHHAGVDEIPEYRIMPDAPGKAKLSGFMDFLGGGSLAPVEAVNTSYEVPGYLKGDWQRDWGSVAKYERRTNSAGDVPALAQVDIAETTRWGLYTPGPMKVRDPEE; translated from the coding sequence GTGAAAAGAGTCCAGACCACCGCGACTGTCGCGGGTTTGATCGCATTTGTCCTGCTGTTGCTCGTGCCGTTTCTGCCGGTCAAGCAGACGGAATCTTCCGTGTCGTGGCCGCAGAATGGCTCGGTGGCGTCCGTCAACGCACCGCTGATTTCGCTGGCGCCGCAGCAGCTCGATGTCACCGTGCCGCTTTCGGCTATCGACGAGCTCCGCGACGGCCAGTCGCTGCTTTTGGGCACCCTGCCTGAGGGTTCCCCCAAGGCCAGCGACCGCGGCTTCTTTGTCACCTCGCCCGACGGCGGCCTGGTGGTCAGCTCGCTGAACGAGGTGCTGCTGCAGCTGACCCCGGCGCAGGTGAACAAGCTGCCGGACGATGCGCAGCTCAAGGCCACCCTCACCCACGACTCCACCACCGTGGAGGTCCCGGGAACCGAATACTCCGACGATGAGGATTACCGCCCACAGCTCACCGGCATCTACACCGAGCTCGAGGATGAGCAGCAGCTCATCGACGCAGGCCTGTCCGCCCACGTGGACATCAACTCCCGCTTCACCTCCCAGCCGACACTGATCAAGACGCTGGCGATGGTGCTCGGCCTGATCAGCGCCCTGATCTCCCTGGCCGCGCTGCGGAAGATGGACCGCCCCGCCCCGCGTCTGCGCCGCCAGGGGCTCAAGCCTCTCGACGGCCTGGTGGCCGCCGTCCTCGGATTCTGGCACGTCTTCGGCGCCAACACCTCCGACGACGGCTACCTGCTCACCATGGCCCGCGTGGCCGCCAACACGGACTACATGGCCAACTACTACCGCTGGTACGGCGTGCCGGAGGCCCCGTTCGGCTCCCCGTTCTACGACCTACTCGCTTTGCTGTCGCAGGTGAGCACGGCGTCGATGTGGATGCGCCTGCCGGCGCTGCTCGCGGGCCTGGGCACGTGGTGGCTGCTTTCCCGCGAGATCCTGCCGAAGCTGGGAACCCAAAGAAGGGTCGCCCACTGGACGGCGGCGCTGGTGTTCCTGGCGTTCTGGCTGCCGTACAACAACGGCACCCGCCCGGAGCCAATCATCGCCTTCGGCCTGATGGCCACGTGGGCGCTGTTCGAGCGCGCCATGGAAACCGACCGCCTGGTCCCCGCCGCGTGGGGCACCGTCGTGGCGGCGCTGACCCTGGCGTGCGGCCCGACCGGTTTGGCGGCAGTCGGTGTGTTCCTGATTTCTTTGCCCTGGGTGTTGGGGACCATTGGGCGTCGAAAAGCAACGCTCGCGAACGTCGCGCCGTTTTTGGGCGCGGGCATGGCTGTGATGGCGCCGGTGTTCAAGGACCAGACGCTGGCGACCGTGCTGGAGGCGACCGCGGTGCGCTCCGAGGTGGGCCCGGCGATGAGCTGGTTTGAGGAGTGGAGCCGCTACTCCGTGCTGTTCGAGCAGACGGTGGACGGTTCGCTGGCGCGCCGCTTCCCCATGTTCGTGCTGCTGATGTGCATCGGCCTGACCCTGTGGTGGTTCGCCCGCGGCGGCGAAAGGACCAAGACCGCGCAGCGCATGATGCTGATCATCGGTTTTTCCACCTTCTTCCTCATGTTCACGCCGACGAAGTGGACGCACCACTTCGGCATCTACGCCGGCCTTGGCGCGGCGATCGCGGCCTACGGCTCGGTGGTGCTTTCGCGCATCGCATTGCAGTCGAAGCGCAACCGCTCCTTTGCCACGGCCGCGGTGCTGTTCCTGCTGGCCCTGACGCTGGCGGGCTGGAACGGCTGGTGGTACGTGTCCTCCTACGCGGTGCCGTGGTGGGACCGCACCCCGCAGCTGAAGGCCGTGGAGTTCAACACCATCGTTTTGGCCATCGCGCTCGTGGTGTTCGTGGTGGGCGTGGTGCAGTCCATGCGCCCGCCGAAGCCTGTGGACGCCTCCCGCTGGGCCGGCGTCATGTCCGCCCCCATCGCCGTGGCGGCGGCACTGATTGTGGCGCTGTCCTGCCTGACGTTTGTGAAGTCCTTCATCTCCCAGGCGCCGGACTACTCCGTGGGCATGGGCAACGTGCGCACCTTCGCGGGCGAGCGCTGCGCCCAGGGCGCGGACGTGCTGCTGGAGGAGGACACCAACGACGCATTCCTTTCGCCTATCGACGGCGTCCCGCTCGGCCGCTCCCTGGATTCGGGCGACAACTACGGCTTCCACCCGGACGGGGTTCCGGCCTTCATCGCGTCTGAAAACGCCGACACCTCTGATTCGAGCAACCAGCAGGTGCAGGACGACGACACCGCCGACGTGGACCCGGGCTCCGACGAAGCGCAGTCCACCTCGCGCGTGAACACGCAGGGCAACCGTCCGCGCTCCATGCGCGGCGTGAACGGCTCGACGGTGCGCCTGCCGTTCGGCCTGGACTACACCCGCGTGCCGGTGCTGGGCACCTTCGAGGACGAGCCGACGCAGTCTGCCAAGCTGGAGACCTCCTGGTTCGACCTGCCGTCCGCCTCCGAGGAGCACCCGCTGCTGGTGACGTCCGTGGCCGGCCGCATCGAGCACCACGACATCAACGGCATCGAACAAGAAGGCAGCGAGCTGGAGCTGCAGTACGGCCGAAAAACTGATGGCGGCGTGCAGAAGCTCGGCGCGGTGGAGATGCTGGACCAGGGCCCGACCCCGCAGTGGCGCAACCTGCGCTACCCCATCGCAGACCTGCCCGAGGAGGCGGACGTTGTGCGCCTGGTGGCCAAGGACACCTCCCTGGCGGAGAGGGACTGGGTGGCGGTGACCCCGCTGCGCAACCCGAAGCTGGTGGAGCTGAACACCATGTTCGACTCGGAGACCCCGGGCCTGCTGGACTGGACCGTGGCGTTCCAATACCCCTGCCAGCGCCCCTTCTACCACCACGCGGGCGTGGACGAGATCCCGGAGTACCGCATCATGCCGGACGCCCCGGGCAAGGCGAAGCTGTCCGGCTTCATGGACTTCCTCGGCGGCGGCTCGCTCGCCCCGGTAGAGGCCGTGAACACCTCCTACGAGGTGCCGGGCTACCTCAAGGGCGACTGGCAGCGCGACTGGGGCTCTGTGGCCAAGTACGAGCGCCGCACCAACTCCGCCGGCGACGTGCCTGCGCTGGCGCAGGTGGACATCGCTGAAACCACCCGGTGGGGCCTGTACACTCCTGGTCCGATGAAGGTGCGCGATCCGGAGGAATAA
- a CDS encoding RNA-binding S4 domain-containing protein, which translates to MHIDVPISGETIKLGQFLKLANLVESGGHAKEAISAGEVTVNNEVVTSRGHSLIDGDTVGLGEDSATVVVDGDGDDYFDERTANDDFDPEKWRNL; encoded by the coding sequence ATGCATATCGACGTGCCCATTTCAGGCGAGACGATCAAACTCGGCCAATTTCTCAAACTGGCCAACCTCGTCGAATCCGGCGGCCACGCGAAGGAGGCCATCAGCGCCGGCGAGGTCACCGTCAACAACGAAGTGGTCACCTCCAGGGGGCATTCGCTTATCGACGGCGATACCGTCGGCCTAGGAGAAGATTCAGCCACGGTAGTAGTTGACGGAGACGGCGACGACTACTTCGACGAACGCACCGCCAACGACGACTTCGACCCCGAGAAGTGGAGGAACCTCTAA
- a CDS encoding VOC family protein, whose amino-acid sequence MPAFEGKEGMPFWQDLVTQNQLKSTHFYSELLGWEIVDGTARKEGLPVAGLVPAQMDMWVTSFIGSPDNVEKLGGKVLSSDDSVVLCQDPAGGLFGLKDPEERFFAAGEPGVPVWYEYSAPSMDAIDFYGELFDWEIREEDGYFIALEDGAPFLGMFVGEHAQWFSYFGVRDVDAACKQVENLGGGVEFGPENGTAGVHDANGAQFFLAEVEEPTFDEVSEAESVLD is encoded by the coding sequence ATGCCCGCATTCGAAGGCAAAGAAGGCATGCCGTTCTGGCAGGACCTGGTCACCCAGAACCAGCTCAAGTCCACCCACTTCTACTCCGAGCTGCTGGGCTGGGAGATCGTGGACGGCACCGCCCGCAAAGAGGGCCTGCCGGTGGCCGGGCTGGTGCCGGCGCAGATGGACATGTGGGTGACGTCCTTTATCGGCAGCCCGGACAACGTGGAAAAGCTGGGCGGCAAGGTGCTCAGTTCCGACGATTCTGTGGTCCTGTGCCAGGACCCCGCTGGCGGCCTGTTCGGGCTGAAGGACCCGGAGGAGCGCTTCTTCGCAGCAGGTGAGCCGGGTGTTCCGGTGTGGTACGAGTACTCCGCGCCGAGCATGGACGCCATCGACTTCTACGGCGAACTCTTCGACTGGGAGATCCGCGAGGAAGACGGCTACTTCATCGCGCTGGAGGACGGCGCGCCGTTTTTGGGCATGTTCGTCGGCGAGCACGCCCAGTGGTTCAGCTACTTCGGCGTGCGCGACGTGGACGCGGCCTGCAAGCAGGTGGAAAACCTCGGCGGCGGGGTGGAATTTGGACCCGAAAATGGCACCGCGGGCGTGCACGACGCCAACGGTGCGCAGTTCTTCCTCGCCGAGGTGGAAGAACCCACCTTCGACGAGGTCAGCGAAGCCGAGTCCGTCCTGGACTAG
- a CDS encoding cutinase family protein: MKLPKVTAAAALLLSLVASPVQAQAQQSCAAHYLVAVPGGANTAEGIPDYVPHGGNVFMTGILTRLGTGGEIQPLWVSYTSTPFATSEYAKSKAGGLKRARSTVKKLANACPNAKFSFTGYSLGADIAATITSDIAAGRGPIEPERVSGVALFANPHQGGNGAVLSAGTSPHSRGSLGSLPDGYGVLGPRVLEICRSDDLVCSMQESHRGLVAPAMRTNLAAGRIPLAEFNVLFRALGLKSLGIFFDIGSHGGYTLAQQQEASNWIIEQSQAPIQIPVELGHE; encoded by the coding sequence ATGAAACTGCCCAAAGTAACCGCCGCAGCTGCCCTGCTGCTTTCCCTGGTCGCTTCCCCCGTTCAGGCCCAGGCCCAGCAGAGCTGCGCGGCGCACTACCTGGTCGCGGTGCCGGGCGGCGCCAACACGGCAGAGGGCATCCCGGACTACGTGCCGCACGGCGGCAACGTGTTCATGACCGGCATACTCACCCGCCTCGGCACCGGCGGGGAGATCCAGCCGCTGTGGGTGTCCTACACCTCCACCCCGTTTGCCACCTCGGAGTACGCGAAGTCCAAGGCGGGCGGGCTCAAGCGCGCACGATCCACTGTGAAGAAACTGGCCAACGCGTGTCCTAACGCGAAGTTCAGCTTCACCGGTTACTCGCTGGGCGCGGACATCGCCGCCACCATCACCAGCGACATCGCCGCGGGCCGCGGTCCGATCGAACCGGAGCGCGTTTCCGGCGTGGCGCTGTTTGCCAACCCGCACCAGGGCGGAAACGGCGCGGTGCTCTCCGCTGGCACGTCGCCGCATTCGCGAGGTTCGCTGGGCTCGCTTCCGGACGGCTACGGCGTGCTCGGCCCCCGCGTGCTGGAGATCTGCCGCAGCGACGACCTGGTGTGCTCCATGCAGGAGTCGCACCGCGGCCTGGTGGCCCCCGCTATGCGCACCAACCTGGCCGCGGGCCGGATACCGCTCGCCGAGTTCAATGTGTTGTTCCGCGCGCTCGGCTTGAAGTCGCTGGGCATCTTCTTCGACATCGGCTCCCACGGCGGCTACACGCTGGCGCAGCAGCAAGAGGCCAGCAACTGGATCATCGAACAGTCCCAAGCCCCCATCCAAATTCCCGTAGAATTGGGGCATGAATGA
- a CDS encoding arabinofuranosyltransferase, giving the protein MTTAYHPDELSVGQTAARAVAAGLAGGVLALAAWFVLHQISLPAFNTSMVTRSLATAASFVCIGIGVVLAVLWTKGKKPWISSAVMSLVPAGLVVSSIGIPLGATRLYLDGIQVDQGFRTQFLSRMTENLSHADMAYKDLPTFYPMGWFWLGGRTANVLGMEGWEVYQPFAIATLAAAAAMLTPVWRRLTGSLPTALAIATVTTAVVLTEVPEEPYAAVVAMFVPAAAVLSYRAVNGSWASTIALAVYLGISASFYTLFTAIAALTMVVLAIIHAFTKHSVKPLVHLLVTGLGSLAIAAISWGPYVWRVLTGDEQLESTANHFLPIEGTYFPLPFLSFSLIGLLSMIGLIYLIYRIKEPELAALGASIGVCYLWALASMAVTLLGTSLLGFRLEVLIVALFATLGVIAISEFGLNKYTTAVAAVLAVGALQMVQNIPVENEDYIDQAYADTDGNGERADRFPPDAGRYYQEMADFIEAHGHIKNDAVIYTDEINFMAFHPFYAFNAYTSHYANPLGEFEHRNDELKQWAEISYDDPEKFTEAVDNSQWEPPVAFVFRDNGKDGLKTHIAHDIYPSQPNVRYEGLFFNPDAFEQDWDVEQFGPFAVAVRK; this is encoded by the coding sequence ATGACTACCGCTTACCACCCTGACGAGCTGTCGGTCGGGCAAACCGCCGCCCGGGCTGTCGCGGCCGGGCTCGCTGGCGGCGTGCTCGCGCTTGCTGCCTGGTTCGTGCTGCACCAGATCTCGCTGCCGGCGTTTAATACGTCGATGGTGACCAGGTCGTTGGCCACCGCCGCCTCCTTCGTGTGCATCGGCATCGGCGTCGTTTTGGCCGTGCTGTGGACCAAGGGCAAGAAACCCTGGATCTCCTCCGCCGTGATGTCGCTGGTGCCGGCGGGGCTGGTGGTGTCCTCCATCGGCATCCCGCTGGGCGCGACCCGGCTGTACCTGGACGGCATCCAGGTGGACCAGGGCTTCCGCACCCAGTTCCTGTCGCGCATGACGGAAAACTTAAGCCACGCGGACATGGCCTACAAGGACCTGCCCACCTTCTACCCCATGGGCTGGTTCTGGCTGGGCGGGCGCACCGCCAACGTGCTGGGCATGGAAGGCTGGGAGGTGTACCAGCCGTTCGCGATCGCGACGCTGGCGGCGGCCGCGGCGATGCTCACGCCGGTGTGGCGCAGGCTCACCGGCTCGCTGCCCACCGCCCTCGCCATCGCCACCGTGACCACGGCAGTCGTGCTCACGGAGGTGCCGGAGGAGCCGTACGCGGCGGTGGTGGCCATGTTCGTGCCGGCGGCGGCCGTGTTGTCGTACCGGGCGGTCAATGGCTCGTGGGCGTCCACCATTGCGCTGGCCGTCTACCTGGGCATTTCCGCCAGCTTCTACACGCTGTTCACCGCGATTGCGGCGCTGACCATGGTGGTGCTGGCGATCATCCACGCCTTTACCAAGCACTCGGTCAAGCCGCTGGTGCACCTGCTGGTCACGGGCCTGGGCTCGCTGGCTATCGCCGCGATCTCCTGGGGTCCGTACGTCTGGCGCGTGCTCACCGGCGACGAGCAGCTGGAGTCCACCGCGAACCACTTCCTGCCCATCGAGGGCACGTACTTCCCGCTGCCGTTTTTGTCGTTCTCGCTGATCGGGCTTTTGTCCATGATCGGGTTGATCTACCTGATTTATAGGATCAAGGAGCCTGAGTTGGCGGCCCTTGGGGCGTCGATAGGCGTGTGCTACCTGTGGGCGCTGGCCTCGATGGCGGTCACTCTGCTGGGCACCTCCCTGCTGGGCTTCCGCCTGGAGGTGCTAATTGTGGCGCTGTTTGCCACCCTCGGCGTGATTGCGATCTCCGAGTTCGGGCTGAACAAGTACACCACCGCTGTCGCCGCGGTCCTGGCGGTGGGCGCGCTGCAGATGGTGCAGAACATCCCGGTGGAAAACGAGGACTACATCGACCAGGCCTACGCCGACACCGACGGCAACGGCGAGCGCGCGGACCGCTTCCCGCCGGACGCGGGCCGCTACTACCAGGAGATGGCGGACTTCATTGAGGCCCACGGCCACATCAAGAACGACGCGGTGATCTACACCGACGAGATCAACTTCATGGCCTTCCACCCCTTCTACGCGTTTAACGCCTACACCAGCCACTACGCCAACCCGCTGGGTGAGTTCGAGCACCGCAACGACGAGCTGAAGCAGTGGGCGGAGATCTCCTACGACGACCCGGAGAAGTTCACCGAGGCGGTGGACAACTCGCAGTGGGAGCCGCCGGTCGCGTTCGTGTTCCGCGACAACGGCAAGGACGGGCTGAAGACGCACATCGCGCACGACATCTACCCGAGCCAGCCGAACGTGCGCTACGAGGGCCTGTTCTTCAACCCAGACGCATTTGAGCAGGACTGGGACGTCGAGCAGTTCGGCCCATTTGCTGTGGCGGTGAGGAAGTAA
- a CDS encoding response regulator transcription factor, giving the protein MRIAIADDSALLREGVAGLLTRRGHEVVAQVDSADRVQGVVDTHAPDLVITDVRMPPNMRDDGLQAALALRKQGPVNVLVLSQYVAPAYARELFSGGDGGTGYLLKDRVAEVKDFIQACETVASGGVVIDPDVASALMAASSRWLTTLTPREMEVLEHMAEGLSNAQIAEKLYLSGAAVAKHVSSIFSKLGLTPGEDNRRVRAILMYLAERGVG; this is encoded by the coding sequence ATGAGGATTGCCATCGCGGACGACTCCGCACTGCTGCGGGAAGGTGTTGCCGGCCTGCTCACCCGGCGCGGCCACGAGGTTGTGGCGCAGGTGGACAGTGCGGATCGGGTGCAGGGGGTCGTCGATACGCATGCGCCCGACCTGGTGATCACGGACGTGCGGATGCCACCGAACATGCGTGACGACGGCCTCCAAGCCGCGCTGGCGCTACGCAAGCAGGGTCCGGTCAACGTGCTGGTGCTCTCGCAGTACGTCGCGCCCGCCTACGCGCGGGAGCTGTTCTCCGGCGGCGACGGCGGCACCGGCTACCTGCTCAAGGACCGCGTCGCCGAGGTGAAAGACTTCATCCAGGCGTGCGAAACCGTGGCGTCCGGCGGTGTGGTTATCGACCCGGACGTCGCCAGCGCACTCATGGCCGCGAGCTCGCGTTGGCTGACCACGCTCACCCCGCGCGAGATGGAGGTACTCGAACACATGGCGGAGGGCCTGTCCAACGCGCAGATCGCCGAGAAGCTCTACCTTTCTGGCGCAGCGGTGGCGAAGCACGTTTCCAGTATCTTCTCCAAGCTGGGTCTCACCCCGGGCGAGGACAACCGTCGAGTACGGGCAATCCTGATGTACCTGGCAGAACGTGGAGTTGGGTAG